CTCAAACGCGGCAATCCTTGCTGGCTTAAGCCATGCGCGGGGGGATGCCGTCGCCGCCATTGCCGCCGACTTGCAAGACCCCCCTGAACTCATCCATGAGATGATCGGGCATTGGCGGGAAGGGCGAAAGGTGATCCTCGCCGCACGGGAGGGGCGCGATGATCCCGGACTCACCTCGATCATGGCGGATATTTTTTATGGGTTATTCCGCCGCTTTGCGATCAAAACCATGCCCCAACGGGGGTTTGACTTTTTCCTCATTGACCGTCAGTTGGTTGATCATGTCAAGGCAATCCAAGAAAATAATGCCTATCTGATGGGCTTGATTCTCTGGCTTGGCTTCGATCCTCTAGTGATCTACTACAACCGCCGCGCCCGCGAGAAAAAATATGGGCAGTCGATGTGGACATTGGCAAAAAAACTCAAGTATTTTGTCGATTCGTTTGTGGCGTTCTCCTATGTCCCTGTGCGAGCGGCATCACTGATTGGGATCAGTCTGAGT
This genomic interval from Anaerolineales bacterium contains the following:
- a CDS encoding glycosyltransferase, coding for MTLLSIVVPVFHNAPSLPDLYTRFAEIAERNPDDTFEFIFVDDGSKDNSFAVLSDLAAADSRTRIVKLSRNFGSNAAILAGLSHARGDAVAAIAADLQDPPELIHEMIGHWREGRKVILAAREGRDDPGLTSIMADIFYGLFRRFAIKTMPQRGFDFFLIDRQLVDHVKAIQENNAYLMGLILWLGFDPLVIYYNRRAREKKYGQSMWTLAKKLKYFVDSFVAFSYVPVRAASLIGISLSVLGLLYAVFVIITRMIRGIPVEGWTSLMVVLLIVSGAQMIMIGILGEYLWRNLDETRKRPRFIVERVIEGEEARHEALSKGRGTTEHQP